The Neobacillus sp. OS1-2 genome includes a window with the following:
- the rpsG gene encoding 30S ribosomal protein S7, with protein sequence MPRKGPVAKRDVLPDPLYNSKLVTRLINKMMVDGKRGKSQEILYSAFNTIRERSGKEPMEVFDAAMKNIMPVLEVKARRVGGANYQVPVEVRPDRRTTLGLRWLVNYSRNRGEKTMEERLANEIMDAANNTGASVKKREDTHKMAEANKAFAHYRW encoded by the coding sequence ATGCCACGTAAAGGTCCTGTAGCAAAAAGAGACGTTTTACCTGATCCGCTATACAATTCAAAATTAGTTACTCGTCTAATCAACAAAATGATGGTTGACGGTAAAAGAGGTAAGTCACAAGAAATTCTTTACTCTGCGTTTAACACTATTCGTGAACGTTCTGGCAAAGAGCCAATGGAAGTATTCGATGCAGCGATGAAAAACATCATGCCGGTACTTGAAGTTAAAGCTCGCCGTGTCGGTGGTGCTAACTACCAAGTTCCAGTTGAGGTGCGTCCTGATCGCCGTACAACTCTTGGTCTTCGTTGGTTAGTGAACTATTCACGTAATCGCGGTGAAAAAACGATGGAAGAGCGTTTAGCTAACGAAATCATGGATGCAGCTAACAACACTGGTGCATCTGTGAAGAAGCGTGAAGATACACACAAAATGGCAGAAGCAAACAAAGCGTTTGCTCACTATCGTTGGTAA
- the rpsC gene encoding 30S ribosomal protein S3, with protein sequence MGQKVNPVGLRIGIIKDWESKWYAGKDFATLLHEDLKVREYITKRLKDASVSKVEIERAANRVNVTVHTAKPGMVIGKGGTEVEALRKALNQLTGKRVHINILEIKRADLDAKLVAENIARQLENRVSFRRAQKQAIQRAMRAGAKGIKTQVSGRLGGADIARAEHYSEGTVPLHTLRADIDYATAEGDTTYGKLGVKVWIYKGEVLPTKKKNAEGGK encoded by the coding sequence GTGGGTCAAAAAGTAAATCCAGTCGGTTTGCGTATCGGAATCATTAAAGATTGGGAATCTAAGTGGTACGCAGGTAAAGACTTCGCTACTCTTTTACACGAAGACCTTAAAGTTCGTGAGTATATCACGAAACGTTTAAAAGATGCTTCTGTTTCTAAAGTTGAAATCGAACGTGCTGCTAACCGTGTGAACGTTACAGTTCATACAGCTAAGCCTGGTATGGTAATCGGTAAAGGCGGTACGGAAGTTGAAGCACTTCGTAAAGCACTAAACCAATTAACTGGCAAACGTGTTCACATTAACATCCTTGAAATTAAGAGAGCGGATCTTGATGCGAAACTAGTTGCTGAAAATATTGCTCGTCAATTAGAAAATCGTGTATCTTTCCGTCGTGCACAAAAGCAAGCTATTCAACGTGCTATGCGTGCTGGTGCGAAAGGTATCAAAACACAAGTTTCTGGTCGTTTAGGCGGAGCAGATATCGCTCGTGCTGAACATTACAGCGAAGGAACTGTTCCACTTCATACGCTTCGCGCAGATATCGACTATGCTACGGCTGAAGGCGATACCACTTATGGTAAGCTAGGCGTAAAAGTGTGGATCTATAAGGGAGAAGTCCTTCCTACTAAGAAGAAAAATGCGGAAGGAGGCAAATAA
- the rpoC gene encoding DNA-directed RNA polymerase subunit beta': MLDVNNFEYMKIGLASPDKIRSWSFGEVKKPETINYRTLKPEKDGLFCERIFGPTKDWECHCGKYKRVRYKGVVCDRCGVEVTRAKVRRERMGHIELAAPVSHIWYFKGIPSRMGLVLDMSPRALEEVIYFASYVVTESGDTALDRKQLLSEKEYRAYREKYGNKFQAAMGAEAIKKLLSDIDLNKEVDGLKEELKTAQGQRRTRAIKRLEVLEAFRNSGNEPSWMILDVLPVIPPELRPMVQLDGGRFATSDLNDLYRRVINRNNRLKRLLDLGAPSIIVQNEKRMLQEAVDALIDNGRRGRPVTGPGNRPLKSLSHMLKGKQGRFRQNLLGKRVDYSGRSVIVVGPNLKMYQCGLPKEMALELFKPFVMKELVEKGLAHNIKSAKRKIERVSPDVWDVLEDVIREHPVLLNRAPTLHRLGIQAFEPTLVEGRAIRLHPLVCTAYNADFDGDQMAVHVPLSSEAQAEARLLMLAAQNILNPKDGKPVVTPSQDMVLGNYYLTLEREGTVGEGMIFKDTSEAILAYQNGYVHYHTRVAVHAGSLGNETFTEEQNNKLLITTVGKLIFNEILPKSFPYINEPTRHNLEVETPEKYFVEKGEDIKAKIKEMPLIDPFKKKILGNIIAEVFKRFKITETSKMLDRMKDLGFKHSTKAGITVGVADIVVLGEKQQILHDAQGKVDNVMKQFRRGLITEDERYDRVIAIWSAAKDTIQGKLMKSLNKTNPIFMMSDSGARGNASNFTQLAGMRGLMANPAGRIIELPIKSSFREGLTVLEYFISTHGARKGLADTALKTADSGYLTRRLVDVAQDVIVREDDCGTDRGFLISALKDGTEIIEGLDERLIGRYARKAIKHPETNEVLVPENGLITEDLAEIIVGAGIEEVKIRSAFTCNTRHGVCKKCYGRNLATGQEVEVGEAVGIIAAQSIGEPGTQLTMRTFHTGGVAGDDITQGLPRIQEIFEARNPKGQAVISEIEGVVVGINEGKDRQHEIVVQGEVESRTYNAPYTARVKVAINDHVERGQELTEGSIDPKELIKVKDVTSVQEYLLREVQKVYRMQGVEIGDKHVEVMVRQMLRKIRVSDAGETDVLPGTLLDIHQFTDANEKALLAGKLPATGRPVLLGITKASLETDSFLSAASFQETTRVLTDAAIKGKRDELLGLKENVIIGKLVPAGTGMQRYRKAEPVLRDTTSEETVAID; the protein is encoded by the coding sequence TTGCTGGACGTTAATAATTTTGAGTATATGAAAATTGGCCTTGCTTCACCGGATAAAATCCGTTCATGGTCATTCGGAGAAGTGAAAAAGCCAGAAACCATTAACTATCGTACATTAAAACCTGAAAAAGACGGCTTATTCTGTGAGCGAATTTTCGGTCCGACTAAGGATTGGGAATGTCATTGTGGAAAGTACAAGCGCGTCCGTTATAAAGGTGTTGTTTGTGACCGCTGTGGTGTTGAAGTAACACGTGCAAAGGTTCGCCGTGAACGTATGGGTCATATCGAACTTGCTGCACCTGTTTCACATATTTGGTATTTTAAAGGGATTCCAAGCCGGATGGGTCTTGTTTTAGACATGTCCCCACGTGCATTGGAGGAAGTTATTTATTTTGCTTCCTATGTTGTCACGGAGTCAGGTGATACGGCTCTTGATAGGAAACAACTTTTATCCGAGAAAGAATATCGTGCCTATCGTGAAAAGTACGGAAATAAATTCCAAGCTGCCATGGGTGCTGAAGCCATTAAAAAGCTTCTTTCTGATATCGATTTAAACAAAGAAGTCGACGGTTTAAAAGAGGAATTAAAAACAGCCCAAGGTCAACGTCGTACTCGTGCGATTAAACGCCTTGAAGTGCTAGAGGCATTCCGTAATTCAGGAAACGAGCCATCATGGATGATTCTTGACGTACTGCCTGTCATCCCTCCGGAACTTCGTCCAATGGTTCAATTGGATGGAGGAAGGTTTGCGACATCCGACCTAAACGATCTTTATCGTCGTGTGATCAACCGGAACAACCGCTTAAAGCGTTTGTTAGACCTTGGTGCACCAAGTATTATCGTACAAAATGAAAAACGGATGCTGCAAGAAGCAGTAGATGCCTTGATTGATAATGGCCGCCGTGGCCGTCCTGTTACAGGTCCTGGTAACCGTCCGTTAAAATCACTTTCACATATGTTAAAAGGAAAACAAGGGCGTTTCCGTCAAAACTTACTAGGGAAGCGGGTTGACTATTCCGGCCGTTCCGTTATTGTAGTAGGTCCGAATTTAAAAATGTACCAATGTGGCCTTCCAAAAGAAATGGCGTTGGAATTATTCAAGCCATTTGTTATGAAAGAGCTTGTTGAAAAAGGATTAGCGCACAACATTAAATCTGCAAAACGCAAGATTGAACGGGTATCTCCAGATGTTTGGGACGTACTTGAAGATGTAATCAGAGAGCATCCGGTTTTACTAAACCGTGCCCCTACATTGCATAGATTAGGGATTCAGGCATTTGAACCAACACTTGTTGAAGGTCGGGCAATCCGACTCCATCCTCTTGTATGTACAGCATACAACGCGGACTTCGACGGTGACCAAATGGCTGTTCACGTGCCGTTATCATCAGAAGCACAAGCGGAAGCTCGCCTTTTGATGCTTGCAGCACAAAATATTTTGAATCCTAAAGATGGGAAGCCGGTTGTTACTCCATCTCAGGATATGGTACTAGGTAACTATTACTTGACCTTAGAGCGTGAAGGCACTGTTGGCGAAGGGATGATTTTTAAAGATACAAGTGAAGCCATCCTTGCCTATCAAAATGGATACGTACATTATCATACACGTGTCGCTGTTCATGCCGGTTCATTAGGAAATGAAACTTTTACTGAAGAACAAAATAATAAGCTATTAATCACAACGGTTGGAAAGCTTATTTTTAATGAAATTCTTCCGAAGTCATTCCCATATATCAATGAACCAACAAGACATAATCTAGAAGTCGAAACACCTGAAAAGTATTTCGTTGAAAAAGGCGAAGACATTAAGGCGAAGATTAAAGAAATGCCATTGATCGATCCGTTTAAAAAGAAAATCCTTGGAAATATCATTGCAGAAGTATTTAAACGTTTCAAAATTACCGAAACGTCTAAAATGCTTGACCGGATGAAGGACTTAGGATTTAAGCATTCTACAAAGGCTGGTATTACCGTTGGTGTAGCTGACATCGTCGTACTAGGAGAAAAGCAGCAAATTCTCCATGATGCCCAAGGTAAAGTAGATAACGTAATGAAGCAATTCAGACGTGGTTTGATTACCGAGGATGAGCGTTACGATCGCGTTATTGCCATCTGGAGTGCGGCTAAAGACACCATTCAAGGAAAACTAATGAAGTCCTTGAACAAAACAAATCCAATCTTTATGATGAGTGATTCCGGTGCCCGTGGTAACGCCTCTAACTTTACGCAGCTTGCAGGTATGCGTGGTTTGATGGCCAACCCGGCTGGACGGATCATTGAATTACCGATCAAGTCAAGTTTCCGTGAAGGATTAACCGTATTAGAGTACTTTATCTCGACACACGGTGCTCGTAAAGGTCTTGCCGATACTGCACTTAAAACAGCCGATTCCGGATACTTGACCCGTCGTCTTGTTGACGTGGCTCAAGATGTTATTGTTCGTGAAGATGACTGTGGTACCGATCGAGGTTTCCTCATCAGTGCTTTAAAAGACGGTACAGAAATTATCGAAGGATTGGATGAACGCTTAATTGGCCGTTATGCACGTAAAGCGATCAAACATCCTGAAACAAACGAAGTACTCGTTCCTGAAAATGGACTAATTACGGAAGACTTAGCAGAAATAATCGTTGGAGCAGGTATTGAAGAAGTAAAAATCCGCTCTGCGTTTACATGTAATACTCGTCACGGCGTATGTAAAAAATGTTATGGCCGTAACTTGGCAACAGGCCAAGAGGTTGAGGTCGGTGAAGCGGTTGGTATTATCGCTGCCCAATCAATCGGTGAGCCAGGTACACAGTTAACCATGCGTACGTTCCATACCGGCGGTGTTGCGGGAGACGATATTACTCAAGGTTTACCGCGTATCCAGGAGATTTTTGAAGCACGTAACCCTAAAGGTCAAGCTGTTATTTCTGAAATTGAAGGTGTCGTAGTTGGCATTAATGAAGGAAAAGACCGCCAGCATGAAATCGTGGTTCAAGGTGAAGTTGAATCTCGTACCTACAATGCACCATATACAGCACGCGTGAAAGTGGCAATCAATGACCATGTTGAACGTGGTCAAGAATTAACAGAAGGTTCGATTGATCCGAAGGAATTAATTAAAGTAAAAGACGTAACATCAGTCCAAGAGTATCTATTGCGTGAAGTACAGAAAGTTTACCGCATGCAAGGGGTAGAAATTGGCGATAAACACGTCGAAGTAATGGTTCGACAAATGCTTCGCAAAATTCGTGTCAGTGATGCAGGTGAGACGGATGTGCTTCCAGGTACACTCCTTGATATTCACCAGTTCACCGATGCAAATGAAAAAGCATTGCTTGCAGGTAAATTGCCTGCAACAGGACGTCCAGTATTACTTGGTATTACAAAAGCATCGCTTGAAACAGATTCATTCTTATCCGCAGCATCGTTCCAGGAAACAACAAGAGTTCTTACCGATGCGGCGATCAAAGGCAAGCGCGATGAATTGCTTGGCTTGAAGGAAAATGTTATCATCGGTAAACTCGTTCCTGCTGGAACAGGAATGCAGCGCTACCGTAAAGCGGAGCCGGTATTACGTGATACCACATCCGAGGAAACAGTAGCAATCGATTAA
- the rpsJ gene encoding 30S ribosomal protein S10, whose translation MAKQKIRIRLKAYDHRILDQSAEKIVETAKRSGAAVSGPIPLPTEKSVYTILRAVHKYKDSREQFEMRTHKRLIDIVNPTPQTVDALMRLDLPSGVDIEIKL comes from the coding sequence ATGGCAAAACAAAAAATTCGTATCCGTCTAAAAGCATATGATCACAGAATCCTTGATCAATCTGCAGAAAAAATCGTTGAAACAGCAAAACGTTCTGGTGCGGCTGTCTCTGGTCCAATTCCGTTGCCAACTGAAAAGTCTGTTTACACGATTCTTCGTGCGGTTCATAAGTACAAAGATTCTCGTGAACAATTTGAAATGCGGACACATAAGCGTCTAATCGACATCGTTAACCCAACTCCACAAACAGTTGATGCGTTAATGCGTTTAGATTTACCATCAGGTGTTGATATCGAAATCAAACTATAA
- the rpsS gene encoding 30S ribosomal protein S19: MGRSLKKGPFVDDHLMVKVEKLNETESKQVIKTWSRRSTIFPQFIGHTIAVYDGRKHVPVYVTEDMVGHKLGEFAPTRAYKGHGNDDKKTRR; encoded by the coding sequence ATGGGTCGCAGCTTAAAAAAAGGACCATTTGTTGATGATCATTTAATGGTTAAGGTCGAAAAGTTAAATGAAACTGAGAGTAAGCAAGTTATTAAAACTTGGTCTCGACGTTCTACGATCTTCCCACAATTTATCGGCCACACAATCGCTGTTTATGATGGTCGCAAACATGTACCTGTATATGTTACTGAAGACATGGTAGGACACAAGCTTGGAGAATTCGCTCCAACACGTGCTTACAAAGGACATGGCAATGATGACAAGAAAACAAGACGTTAA
- the rplB gene encoding 50S ribosomal protein L2, giving the protein MAIKKYKPTSNGRRGMTTSDFAEITTSTPEKSLLAPLTRKGGRNNQGKLTVRHQGGGHKRQYRLIDFKRNKDGIPGRVATIEYDPNRSANIALINYVDGEKRYILAPKNLVVGMEVMSGPEADIKVGNALPLANIPVGTVVHNIELKPGKGGQLVRSAGTSAQVLGKEGKYVLVRLNSGEVRMILAECRATVGQVGNEQHELIKIGKAGRSRWLGKRPTVRGSVMNPNDHPHGGGEGRSPIGRKSPMSPWGKPTLGYKTRKKKNKSDKFIVRRRKK; this is encoded by the coding sequence ATGGCGATTAAAAAGTACAAACCTACCTCCAATGGTCGTCGCGGAATGACTACTTCTGATTTCGCTGAAATCACAACTAGCACTCCAGAAAAATCTCTTTTAGCTCCGCTAACGAGAAAAGGCGGCCGTAATAACCAAGGTAAGTTAACTGTTCGTCATCAAGGTGGCGGCCATAAGCGTCAATATCGTTTAATTGATTTTAAACGTAACAAAGATGGCATTCCAGGACGCGTTGCTACAATTGAGTATGATCCAAACCGTTCTGCCAATATTGCATTAATCAATTACGTGGATGGAGAAAAACGTTATATTTTAGCTCCTAAAAACCTAGTAGTTGGCATGGAAGTTATGTCAGGCCCTGAGGCTGATATTAAAGTAGGTAACGCACTTCCATTAGCAAACATTCCTGTTGGTACAGTAGTACACAACATCGAATTAAAACCAGGAAAAGGCGGTCAGTTGGTTCGTTCTGCTGGAACTAGCGCGCAGGTACTTGGTAAAGAAGGAAAATACGTATTAGTACGTTTAAACTCTGGTGAAGTTCGAATGATTCTTGCTGAGTGCCGTGCAACTGTCGGTCAAGTAGGAAACGAACAACACGAACTTATTAAAATTGGTAAAGCAGGTCGTTCTCGTTGGTTAGGCAAACGTCCAACTGTTCGTGGATCTGTTATGAACCCTAATGATCACCCACACGGTGGTGGTGAAGGACGTTCACCAATCGGTCGTAAATCACCAATGTCTCCATGGGGTAAACCAACTCTTGGATACAAAACACGTAAGAAGAAGAATAAATCAGATAAGTTTATTGTACGTCGTCGTAAAAAATAA
- the rplV gene encoding 50S ribosomal protein L22: protein MQAKAVARTVRIAPRKARLVVDLIRGKQVGEAVAILNLTPRAASPIVEKVLKSAMANAEHNYEMDVNNLVVEQAFVDEGPTLKRFRPRAMGRASQINKRTSHITIVLTEKKEG from the coding sequence ATGCAAGCTAAAGCTGTTGCAAGAACAGTTCGTATTGCTCCTCGTAAAGCACGTTTAGTCGTTGATTTAATCCGAGGAAAGCAAGTTGGTGAAGCGGTGGCGATTTTAAATCTCACTCCTAGGGCTGCTTCTCCAATCGTGGAAAAAGTATTAAAGTCAGCTATGGCAAATGCTGAACACAACTATGAAATGGACGTTAATAATTTAGTTGTTGAACAAGCATTCGTTGACGAAGGACCAACGTTGAAACGTTTCCGTCCGCGCGCTATGGGCCGTGCTAGCCAAATTAACAAACGCACAAGCCACATTACAATCGTATTAACAGAAAAGAAGGAGGGATAA
- the tuf gene encoding elongation factor Tu codes for MAKAKFDRSKPHVNIGTIGHVDHGKTTLTAAITSVLAKTGKAEARAYDQIDGAPEEKERGITISTAHVEYETDNRHYAHVDCPGHADYVKNMITGAAQMDGGILVVSATDGPMPQTREHILLSRQVGVPYLVVFMNKCDMVDDEELLELVEMEIRDLLTEYDFPGDDTPVIKGSALKALEGEAAWEEKVLELMAAVDEFIPTPTRDTDKPFMMPVEDVFSITGRGTVATGRVERGVVKVGDVVEIVGFTEEPKSTTVTGVEMFRKLLDFAEAGDNIGALLRGVAREEIERGQVLAKPKSITPHTKFKAQVYVLSKEEGGRHTPFFSNYRPQFYFRTSDITGICNLPEGVEMVMPGDHIEMTVELIAPVAIEEGTKFSIREGGRTVGSGSITTIQE; via the coding sequence ATGGCAAAAGCTAAATTCGACCGTTCAAAGCCACACGTTAACATTGGTACTATCGGACACGTTGACCATGGTAAAACTACTTTAACAGCTGCAATCACTTCTGTACTTGCAAAAACAGGTAAAGCAGAAGCTCGTGCATATGATCAAATCGATGGTGCACCAGAAGAAAAAGAACGTGGAATCACAATCTCTACAGCTCACGTTGAATATGAAACTGACAACCGTCACTATGCACACGTTGACTGCCCAGGACACGCTGACTATGTTAAAAACATGATCACTGGTGCTGCTCAAATGGACGGCGGTATCTTAGTAGTATCTGCTACTGATGGCCCAATGCCACAAACTCGTGAGCACATCCTTCTTTCTCGTCAAGTAGGTGTTCCTTACCTTGTTGTATTCATGAACAAATGTGATATGGTTGATGACGAAGAACTTCTTGAATTAGTAGAAATGGAAATTCGTGATCTATTAACTGAATACGATTTCCCTGGCGATGACACTCCTGTTATCAAAGGTTCTGCTCTTAAAGCATTAGAAGGCGAAGCTGCTTGGGAAGAAAAAGTTCTTGAGCTTATGGCTGCTGTTGATGAATTCATCCCAACTCCAACTCGTGACACTGATAAACCTTTCATGATGCCAGTTGAGGACGTTTTCTCAATCACTGGTCGTGGTACAGTTGCTACAGGACGTGTTGAGCGTGGTGTAGTTAAAGTTGGTGACGTAGTTGAAATCGTAGGTTTCACTGAAGAACCAAAATCTACTACTGTAACAGGTGTAGAAATGTTCCGTAAGCTTCTTGACTTTGCTGAAGCTGGTGACAACATTGGTGCCCTTCTTCGTGGTGTTGCTCGTGAAGAAATCGAGCGTGGACAAGTTTTGGCAAAGCCAAAATCCATCACTCCACACACAAAGTTCAAAGCACAAGTTTACGTTTTATCTAAAGAAGAAGGTGGACGTCATACTCCATTCTTCTCAAACTATCGTCCACAATTCTATTTCCGTACTTCTGATATTACTGGTATTTGTAATCTTCCAGAAGGCGTAGAAATGGTTATGCCTGGCGATCACATTGAAATGACTGTTGAACTAATCGCTCCAGTTGCTATCGAAGAAGGAACTAAGTTCTCAATTCGTGAAGGCGGACGTACAGTTGGTTCAGGTTCAATCACAACAATCCAAGAGTAA
- the rpsL gene encoding 30S ribosomal protein S12, translated as MPTINQLVRKPRQSAAEKSKSPALNKGYNSFKKSQTNVSSPQKRGVCTRVGTMTPKKPNSALRKYARVRLTNGIEVTAYIPGIGHNLQEHSVVLIRGGRVKDLPGVRYHIVRGALDTAGVNNRMQGRSKYGTKRPKAAKK; from the coding sequence ATGCCTACTATTAACCAACTAGTGCGCAAGCCACGTCAATCAGCGGCAGAGAAGTCAAAATCTCCAGCGCTAAATAAAGGTTATAATAGCTTTAAAAAATCACAAACTAATGTATCTTCACCGCAAAAACGCGGAGTATGTACTCGTGTTGGTACAATGACTCCGAAGAAACCGAACTCAGCGTTACGTAAATATGCACGTGTACGTTTGACAAACGGTATCGAGGTGACTGCATACATTCCTGGTATTGGCCACAACCTTCAAGAGCACAGTGTTGTTCTTATTCGTGGAGGACGTGTAAAAGACTTACCGGGGGTACGTTATCACATCGTACGTGGTGCACTTGATACGGCTGGTGTAAACAACCGTATGCAAGGTCGTTCAAAATATGGTACTAAGAGACCAAAAGCAGCGAAGAAATAA
- the rplD gene encoding 50S ribosomal protein L4 translates to MPKVALLNQNGSQVGELELNEAVFGIEPNQHVLFEAIIMQRASLRQGTHKTKIRSEVRGGGRKPWRQKGTGRARQGSIRSPQWRGGGTVFGPTPRSYSYKLPKKVRRLAIKSALSSKVLEENILVLESLAFDAPKTKEFKSVLGGLSVEKKALIVTADLDENVALSARNIPGVTVVTADGINVLDVVNHDQLIMTKAAVEKVEEVLA, encoded by the coding sequence ATGCCTAAAGTAGCATTATTAAACCAAAACGGTTCACAAGTTGGTGAACTTGAACTTAATGAAGCGGTTTTTGGTATTGAGCCTAATCAACACGTATTATTCGAAGCGATTATTATGCAACGAGCTTCTTTACGTCAAGGAACTCATAAAACAAAAATTCGTTCTGAAGTACGCGGCGGTGGTCGTAAACCATGGCGTCAAAAAGGAACTGGCCGTGCACGTCAAGGGTCAATCCGTTCTCCACAATGGCGCGGAGGTGGTACTGTTTTCGGACCTACACCACGCAGCTATAGCTACAAATTACCGAAGAAAGTACGCCGTTTAGCTATTAAATCGGCACTATCTTCTAAAGTATTAGAAGAAAATATTCTAGTATTAGAAAGCCTTGCTTTCGATGCTCCAAAAACAAAAGAATTCAAATCAGTATTAGGTGGCCTTTCTGTTGAGAAAAAAGCACTAATCGTTACTGCTGACCTTGATGAGAACGTGGCATTATCTGCTCGTAACATTCCTGGAGTAACAGTTGTAACAGCTGATGGAATCAACGTTTTAGACGTTGTTAATCATGACCAATTAATCATGACTAAAGCAGCGGTTGAAAAAGTAGAGGAGGTGCTTGCATAA
- a CDS encoding 50S ribosomal protein L7ae-like protein, whose product MSYEKVLQAQKVIIGTKQTVKALKEGLVLELVVASDAEPKVTAKVVAEANSFDVPVLFVDSMKKLGKACGIEVGAAAVAIIR is encoded by the coding sequence ATGTCTTATGAAAAAGTATTACAGGCACAGAAGGTCATTATAGGAACAAAACAAACAGTCAAAGCACTTAAGGAAGGTCTTGTACTTGAATTAGTGGTGGCAAGCGATGCTGAACCTAAGGTTACAGCAAAGGTCGTTGCTGAAGCTAACTCGTTCGACGTTCCAGTTCTATTTGTGGATTCGATGAAAAAACTCGGCAAAGCATGTGGAATTGAAGTGGGTGCGGCAGCTGTTGCAATTATCCGTTAA
- the rplW gene encoding 50S ribosomal protein L23 gives MDARDIIKRPVITERSTDLMAEKKYTFEVDVRANKTQVKDAVKEIFGVEVEKVNIMNYKGKFKRMGKFGGYTNKRRKAIVKLTADSKEIEFFEA, from the coding sequence ATGGATGCACGCGATATCATTAAGCGCCCCGTTATCACTGAGCGTTCTACTGACCTAATGGCTGAAAAGAAATATACGTTCGAAGTTGATGTTAGAGCTAATAAAACTCAAGTCAAAGATGCTGTTAAAGAGATCTTCGGCGTTGAAGTTGAAAAAGTAAACATCATGAACTACAAAGGTAAATTCAAACGTATGGGTAAATTCGGCGGATACACAAACAAACGTCGTAAAGCAATTGTAAAATTAACTGCTGACAGCAAAGAAATCGAATTCTTTGAAGCATAA
- the rplC gene encoding 50S ribosomal protein L3, translating to MTKGILGRKIGMTQVFAENGNLIPVTVVEVAPNVVLQKKSVDSDGYVSVQFGFEDKREKLSNKPEKGHVAKANTAPKRFIREFRGDDLAAYEVGQEVKVDIFAAGDIVDVTGISKGKGFQGVIKRHGQSRGPMAHGSRYHRRPGSMGPVAPNRVFKGKLLPGRMGGDQVTVQNLEIIKVDTERNLLLIKGNVPGARKALLKIKGAVKA from the coding sequence ATGACCAAAGGAATCTTAGGAAGAAAGATTGGTATGACTCAAGTATTTGCAGAAAACGGCAACTTAATCCCTGTAACAGTGGTTGAGGTAGCTCCAAACGTAGTTCTTCAAAAGAAATCAGTTGATAGCGACGGATATGTATCTGTTCAATTTGGATTTGAAGATAAACGTGAAAAATTATCTAACAAACCTGAAAAGGGCCACGTTGCAAAAGCAAATACTGCTCCTAAGCGCTTCATTCGCGAATTCCGCGGAGACGACTTAGCAGCATATGAAGTTGGTCAAGAAGTCAAAGTTGATATTTTCGCTGCAGGCGATATCGTAGATGTAACAGGAATCTCAAAGGGTAAAGGTTTCCAAGGTGTTATCAAACGCCACGGACAATCTCGCGGCCCAATGGCTCACGGTTCACGTTATCATCGTCGCCCTGGTTCAATGGGACCTGTTGCTCCAAACCGTGTATTCAAAGGTAAATTATTACCAGGCCGCATGGGTGGAGATCAAGTTACTGTTCAAAACCTTGAAATCATTAAGGTTGATACAGAACGCAACTTGCTTTTAATCAAAGGTAACGTACCAGGTGCAAGAAAAGCATTATTAAAAATCAAAGGTGCGGTTAAAGCATAA
- the rplP gene encoding 50S ribosomal protein L16 has translation MLLPKRVKYRRQHRGKMRGNAKGGTEVTFGEFGLQATEASWITNRQIEAARIAMTRYMKRGGKVWIKIFPHKPYTAKPLEVRMGSGKGAPEGWVAVVKPGKVMFEIAGVSEEVAREALRLAMHKLPVKCKFVKREEIGGESSES, from the coding sequence ATGTTATTGCCAAAACGCGTAAAATATCGCCGTCAACACCGTGGTAAAATGCGTGGTAACGCGAAAGGCGGCACTGAAGTAACTTTCGGTGAATTCGGTCTACAAGCTACTGAAGCTTCTTGGATTACGAACCGTCAAATCGAAGCAGCCCGTATTGCCATGACACGTTACATGAAACGTGGCGGTAAAGTTTGGATTAAAATCTTCCCACATAAGCCATATACTGCTAAACCACTAGAAGTTCGGATGGGTTCTGGTAAAGGGGCTCCTGAAGGCTGGGTAGCAGTTGTTAAGCCTGGGAAAGTTATGTTTGAAATTGCCGGTGTTTCTGAAGAAGTTGCACGTGAAGCACTTCGACTTGCAATGCACAAACTACCTGTAAAGTGTAAGTTTGTAAAACGAGAAGAAATTGGTGGTGAATCAAGTGAAAGCTAA